A window from Pseudomonas moraviensis encodes these proteins:
- a CDS encoding ribonucleoside-diphosphate reductase subunit alpha, which yields MQTDTTRENPQGTLPQAADSTSDLAATAPGQLRVIKRNGTVVPYTDDKITVAITKAFLAVEGGTAAASSRIHDTVARLTEQVTATFKRRMPSGGTIHIEEIQDQVELALMRAGEQKVARDYVIYRDGRSKERAAHAPAEAAVNAHPSIRITRADGSLAPLDMGRLNTIVTEACEGLEEVDGDLIQRETLKNLYDGVALTDVNTALVMTARTLVEREPNYSFVTARLLMDTLRAEGLNFLEVAESATHHEMADLYAKALPAYIAKGIEFELLNPVLATFDLEKLGKAINHERDQQFTYLGLQTLYDRYFIHKDGVRFELPQIFFMRVAMGLAIEEKQKEDRAIEFYNLLSSFDYMASTPTLFNAGTLRPQLSSCYLTTVPDDLSGIYHAIHDNAMLSKFAGGLGNDWTPVRALGSYIKGTNGKSQGVVPFLKVVNDTAVAVNQGGKRKGAVCAYLETWHMDIEEFIELRKNTGDDRRRTHDMNTANWIPDLFMKRVFDDGKWTLFSPSEVPDLHDLTGKAFEERYEYYEALTEYPGKVKLFKTIQAKDLWRKMLSMLFETGHPWLTFKDPCNLRSPQQHVGVVHSSNLCTEITLNTNKDEIAVCNLGSINLPNHIVDGKLDTAKLQRTVNTAVRMLDNVIDINYYSVPQAKNSNFRHRPVGLGIMGFQDALYLQHIAYGSDAAVEFADKSMEAVSYYAIQASCDLADERGAYETFNGSLWSKGILPLDSQQILIEQRGEKYIDVDLKETLDWAPVRARVQKGIRNSNIMAIAPTATIANITGVSQSIEPTYQNLYVKSNLSGEFTVINPYLVRDLKARGLWDSVMINDLKYYDGSVQQIERIPQELKELYATAFEVDTKWIVDAASRRQKWIDQAQSLNLYIAGASGKKLDVTYRMAWYRGLKTTYYLRALAATSTEKSTINTGKLNAVSSGGNHGDDSVLAAPAGPAPVPKACAIDEPDCEACQ from the coding sequence ATGCAAACCGACACAACTCGCGAGAACCCGCAGGGCACCTTGCCGCAGGCCGCCGATTCGACTTCGGATCTGGCAGCCACCGCGCCTGGCCAGCTGCGCGTGATCAAGCGTAATGGCACTGTCGTTCCTTACACCGATGACAAGATCACCGTCGCTATCACCAAAGCGTTTCTCGCAGTTGAGGGCGGCACCGCTGCCGCTTCGTCGCGAATCCACGATACCGTTGCACGCCTGACCGAGCAGGTCACCGCGACTTTCAAGCGTCGCATGCCATCGGGTGGCACCATCCACATCGAAGAAATCCAGGACCAGGTCGAACTGGCCCTGATGCGCGCCGGCGAGCAGAAAGTCGCGCGTGACTACGTGATCTACCGTGACGGCCGTTCGAAAGAGCGCGCTGCCCACGCCCCGGCCGAAGCAGCCGTCAATGCACACCCGTCGATCCGCATCACCCGCGCCGACGGCAGCCTCGCGCCGCTGGACATGGGCCGCCTGAACACCATCGTCACCGAGGCCTGCGAAGGTCTGGAAGAAGTCGACGGCGACCTGATCCAGCGCGAAACCCTGAAGAACCTGTACGACGGCGTGGCCCTGACCGACGTCAACACCGCCCTGGTAATGACCGCCCGTACCCTGGTCGAGCGCGAGCCGAACTACTCGTTCGTCACCGCCCGCCTGCTGATGGACACCCTGCGTGCCGAAGGCCTGAACTTCCTCGAAGTCGCCGAAAGCGCCACCCATCACGAAATGGCCGACCTGTACGCCAAGGCACTGCCGGCCTACATCGCCAAAGGTATCGAATTCGAACTGCTGAACCCTGTGCTGGCCACCTTCGACCTGGAAAAACTGGGCAAGGCGATCAACCACGAACGCGATCAGCAATTCACTTACCTCGGCCTGCAGACCCTGTACGACCGTTACTTCATCCACAAGGATGGCGTGCGTTTCGAACTGCCGCAGATCTTCTTCATGCGCGTGGCCATGGGTCTTGCGATCGAAGAGAAGCAGAAAGAAGACCGTGCGATCGAGTTCTACAACCTGCTGTCCTCGTTCGACTACATGGCTTCGACCCCGACCCTGTTCAACGCCGGTACCCTGCGTCCACAGCTGTCGAGCTGCTACCTGACCACCGTGCCGGATGACCTGTCGGGCATCTATCACGCGATCCACGACAATGCCATGCTGTCGAAGTTTGCCGGCGGCCTGGGCAACGACTGGACGCCAGTGCGTGCACTGGGTTCGTACATCAAGGGCACCAACGGCAAGTCGCAAGGCGTGGTGCCGTTCCTCAAAGTGGTGAACGACACCGCTGTGGCCGTGAACCAGGGTGGCAAGCGCAAAGGCGCTGTGTGTGCCTACCTGGAAACCTGGCACATGGACATCGAAGAGTTCATCGAGCTGCGCAAGAACACCGGTGATGATCGTCGTCGTACCCACGACATGAACACCGCCAACTGGATCCCTGACCTGTTCATGAAGCGTGTCTTCGATGACGGCAAGTGGACCCTGTTCTCGCCATCCGAAGTACCGGACCTGCACGACCTGACCGGTAAAGCCTTCGAAGAGCGCTACGAGTACTACGAAGCGCTGACCGAGTACCCGGGCAAGGTCAAGCTGTTCAAGACCATCCAGGCCAAAGACCTGTGGCGCAAGATGCTGTCCATGCTGTTCGAAACCGGCCACCCATGGCTGACGTTCAAGGACCCGTGCAACCTGCGCAGCCCGCAGCAGCACGTCGGCGTGGTCCACAGTTCGAACCTGTGCACCGAGATCACCTTGAACACCAACAAGGACGAGATCGCCGTTTGCAACCTGGGCTCGATCAACCTGCCGAACCACATCGTCGACGGCAAGCTCGATACCGCCAAGCTGCAACGCACCGTGAACACCGCCGTGCGCATGCTCGATAACGTGATCGACATCAACTACTACTCGGTGCCGCAAGCGAAGAACTCCAACTTCCGCCACCGTCCGGTCGGTCTGGGCATCATGGGCTTCCAGGACGCTCTGTACCTGCAGCACATCGCCTACGGCTCCGACGCTGCCGTCGAGTTCGCCGACAAGTCGATGGAAGCGGTCAGCTACTATGCGATCCAGGCCTCCTGCGACCTGGCCGACGAGCGCGGCGCCTACGAGACGTTCAACGGTTCGCTGTGGTCCAAGGGCATCCTGCCGCTGGATTCGCAACAGATCCTGATCGAGCAGCGCGGCGAGAAGTACATCGACGTCGACCTGAAGGAAACCCTGGACTGGGCACCGGTTCGCGCCCGTGTACAGAAAGGTATCCGTAACTCGAACATCATGGCCATCGCCCCGACCGCGACCATCGCCAACATCACTGGCGTCTCGCAGTCGATCGAGCCGACCTACCAGAACCTCTACGTGAAATCGAACCTGTCGGGCGAATTCACCGTGATCAACCCGTACCTGGTTCGCGACCTGAAAGCTCGCGGTCTATGGGACTCGGTGATGATCAACGACCTGAAGTACTACGACGGTTCGGTGCAGCAGATCGAGCGCATCCCGCAAGAACTCAAAGAGCTCTACGCGACCGCGTTCGAAGTGGACACCAAGTGGATCGTTGACGCCGCCAGCCGTCGTCAGAAGTGGATCGACCAGGCCCAGTCGCTGAACCTGTATATCGCCGGCGCATCGGGCAAAAAGCTCGACGTGACCTACCGCATGGCCTGGTACCGTGGTCTGAAAACCACTTACTACCTCCGTGCCCTGGCCGCGACCAGCACCGAGAAGTCGACCATCAACACCGGCAAGCTGAACGCTGTTTCCAGCGGCGGCAACCATGGCGACGATTCGGTCCTGGCCGCTCCGGCAGGTCCGGCGCCAGTGCCAAAGGCTTGCGCGATTGACGAGCCGGATTGCGAAGCTTGCCAATAA
- a CDS encoding response regulator, whose amino-acid sequence MEQQTWQVLIVEDDQRLAELTRDYLQANGLRVEIEGNGALAAARIIKEQPDLVILDLMLPGEDGLSICRKVRDRYDGPILMLTARTDDADQIHGLDLGADDYVCKPVRPRLLLARIQALLRRSDTPEPVAEKSRRLQFGPLVVDNALREAWLSDNGIELTSAEFDLLWLLVSNAGRILSREEIFTALRGIGYDGQDRSIDVRISRIRPKIGDDPDHPRLIKTIRSKGYLFVPEACADLAL is encoded by the coding sequence GTGGAGCAACAAACCTGGCAGGTATTGATCGTCGAGGATGACCAGCGACTGGCCGAGCTGACCCGCGATTACCTGCAAGCCAATGGCCTGCGCGTGGAGATCGAAGGCAACGGTGCGCTGGCGGCGGCGCGGATCATCAAGGAGCAACCGGATCTGGTGATCCTCGACCTGATGCTGCCCGGCGAGGATGGCCTGAGCATTTGCCGAAAGGTGCGCGACCGGTACGACGGGCCGATCCTGATGCTCACCGCGCGCACCGACGACGCCGATCAGATCCACGGCCTCGACCTCGGTGCCGACGATTACGTGTGCAAACCGGTGCGCCCGCGCTTGTTGCTGGCGCGCATCCAGGCGTTGCTGCGACGCAGTGACACACCCGAGCCGGTCGCGGAAAAATCCCGTCGCCTGCAATTCGGTCCGCTGGTGGTCGACAACGCGTTGCGCGAAGCCTGGTTGAGCGACAACGGCATCGAGTTGACCAGCGCCGAGTTCGACCTGCTCTGGCTGCTGGTCTCCAACGCCGGGCGGATTCTTTCGCGCGAAGAAATCTTCACTGCCCTGCGCGGCATCGGCTACGACGGCCAGGATCGCTCGATCGACGTGCGCATCTCGCGCATCCGCCCGAAAATCGGCGACGACCCCGACCATCCGCGCCTGATCAAGACCATCCGCAGCAAAGGCTACCTGTTCGTCCCTGAAGCCTGCGCAGACCTGGCCCTGTGA
- a CDS encoding ATP-binding protein gives MNSIFLRIYGGMCAALILVAVLGVLALNLLNQVRSEQYRERLAHGTFSLMADNLQPMNQTERHRALLVWERLLGIPLTLKKFAETDLDLAQRTRVLRGQALVEQTGPHAAKVYRLISEKEQLVLVGEVQQISEQLARATIYLLADELVRVPVGEQPRRLAQIKQEKGFGFDLRLVTVNDADMDEDQSRRVAEGDTVMALGKGGDSIRVFAGMVGTPWVLEIGPLYQMNPYPPEWLVLIAALGLTLIGLIVYLLVRQLERRLRGLEAAATRIAKGSLETRVPARGADSVGRLASAFNGMAEHLQQLLAIQRELVRAVSHELRTPVARLRFGLEMIGTATTPQALEKYREGMDHDIEDLDKLVDEMLTYARLEQGSPALTFQRIDLDALVNQVIEELAPLRAEVTVQRGLCLSSADNDGAWVEAEPRYLHRALQNLVGNAMRHAHSQVTVSYQVGQLRCRIDVEDDGPGVPEVAWERIFTPFLRLDDSRTRASGGHGLGLSIVRRIIHWHDGRAIIGKSKSLGGACFSLSWPRNQERR, from the coding sequence GTGAATTCGATTTTCCTGCGCATCTATGGCGGCATGTGCGCCGCGCTGATTCTGGTGGCGGTGCTTGGCGTGCTGGCGCTGAACCTGCTCAATCAGGTGCGCAGCGAGCAATACCGCGAGCGCCTGGCCCACGGCACGTTCTCGCTGATGGCCGATAACCTGCAACCGATGAACCAGACCGAGCGCCATCGCGCGCTGCTGGTGTGGGAGCGGCTGCTCGGTATTCCGCTGACGCTGAAGAAATTCGCCGAAACCGACCTCGATCTGGCCCAGCGCACCCGCGTGCTGCGCGGTCAGGCGCTGGTCGAGCAGACCGGGCCGCACGCGGCCAAGGTCTATCGGCTGATCAGTGAAAAAGAGCAGCTTGTACTGGTAGGAGAGGTGCAGCAGATCAGCGAGCAACTGGCTCGGGCGACTATTTACCTGCTCGCCGATGAACTGGTGCGGGTGCCGGTCGGCGAACAGCCCAGACGTCTGGCGCAGATAAAGCAGGAAAAGGGTTTCGGCTTCGATCTGCGGCTGGTCACGGTGAATGATGCCGACATGGACGAAGACCAGAGTCGCCGCGTGGCCGAGGGCGACACGGTGATGGCGCTGGGCAAGGGCGGTGATTCGATCCGCGTGTTTGCCGGCATGGTCGGTACGCCGTGGGTGCTGGAAATCGGCCCGCTGTATCAAATGAATCCGTACCCGCCGGAATGGCTGGTGCTGATCGCCGCGCTGGGGCTGACGCTGATCGGTCTCATCGTCTATTTATTGGTGCGTCAGCTTGAGCGGCGTTTGCGTGGTCTCGAAGCGGCGGCCACGCGCATTGCCAAGGGCAGTCTGGAAACCCGCGTGCCGGCGCGTGGCGCCGACTCGGTCGGGCGTCTGGCATCGGCGTTCAATGGCATGGCTGAGCACCTGCAACAACTGCTGGCGATCCAGCGTGAACTGGTGCGCGCGGTGTCCCATGAACTGCGCACGCCAGTGGCGCGCCTGCGTTTCGGTCTGGAAATGATCGGCACGGCGACCACCCCGCAAGCGCTGGAGAAATACCGCGAAGGCATGGATCACGACATCGAGGACCTCGATAAGCTGGTCGACGAAATGCTCACCTACGCGCGACTGGAACAGGGCTCGCCAGCGCTGACTTTCCAGCGCATCGATCTGGATGCGCTGGTCAATCAGGTGATCGAGGAGCTGGCGCCGCTACGCGCCGAGGTCACGGTGCAGCGCGGTTTGTGCCTGTCATCCGCCGACAACGACGGCGCGTGGGTCGAGGCCGAGCCGCGTTATCTGCATCGGGCGCTGCAGAACCTGGTGGGCAACGCGATGCGCCATGCCCATTCACAGGTGACGGTGAGTTATCAGGTCGGCCAGTTGCGCTGTCGCATCGACGTCGAGGACGACGGACCGGGCGTGCCGGAAGTGGCGTGGGAGCGGATCTTCACGCCGTTCCTGCGCCTGGACGACAGCCGCACGCGGGCGTCGGGCGGGCATGGCCTAGGGTTGTCGATCGTGCGGCGGATCATTCACTGGCACGACGGCCGGGCGATCATTGGCAAGAGCAAGAGTCTGGGCGGGGCGTGTTTCAGTCTGAGTTGGCCGAGGAATCAGGAGCGCCGGTAG
- a CDS encoding calcium-binding protein — translation MAVINGTSGTDTLVGTSSADELYGVAGNDSLSGGDGNDLLDGGAGADVLNGGNGIDTASYASSTAGVTVNLTAGTGVGGDAQGDTLTSIEAVIGSAFNDILTAQASGNTLSGGAGNDIYYVNGTSVNVVEAVGGGDDEVRTILLNHTLATNVERLTYVGTGNFVGYGNASDNVITGGIGNDILMGGAGADQFIGGAGTDTVSYTDSPAGVTINTKTGVNSGIAAGDTYVGIEMLAGSGSNDTFISGATADQFDGSGGTDTIDYSGSSSGVTVSLVGGVLGVGGDAQGDKLWNFETVIGSSFSDVLTGQTTGNVLNGGAGDDIYYVNGTSVNVVEAVGGGDDEVRTVLLNHTLAANVERLTYVGTGNFTGYGNASDNIITGGAGADTLSGGAGADQFIGGAGNDIVSYGDSPSGVTINTKTGVNSGIAAGDTYVGIEMLAGSGSNDTFISGATADQFDGSGGTDTIDYSGSSSGVTVSLVGGVLGVGGDAQGDKLWNFETVIGSSFNDVLTGQTTGNVLNGGAGDDIYYVNGTSVNVVEAVGGGDDEVRTILLNHTLATNVERLTYVGTGNFVGYGNASDNVITGGIGNDILMGGAGADQFIGGAGTDTVSYTDSPAGVTINTKTGVNSGIAAGDTYVGIEMLAGSGSNDTFISGATADQFDGSGGTDTIDYSGSSSGVTVSLVGGVLGVGGDAQGDKLWNFETVIGSSFSDVLTGQTTGNVLNGGAGDDIYYVNGTSVNVVEAVSGGDDEVRTVLLNHTLAANVERLTYVGTGNFTGYGNASDNIITGGAGADTLSGGAGADQFIGGAGNDIVSYGDSPSGVTINTKTGVNSGIAFGDTYVGIEFLQGSGSNDTFISGEAADQFFGSGGTDTIDYSGSSSGVTVSLVGGVAGVGGDAQGDKLWEFETVIGSSFNDVLTGQTTGNVLNGGAGDDIYYVNGTSVNVVEAVSGGDDEVRTVLLNHTLAANVERLTYVGTGNFTGYGNASDNIITGGAGADTLSGGAGADQFIGGAGNDIVSYGDSPSGVTINTKTGVNSGIAFGDTYVGIEFLQGSGSNDTFISGEAADQFFGSGGTDTIDYSGSSSGVTVSLVGGVAGVGGDAQGDKLWEFETVIGSSFNDVLTGQTTGNVLNGGAGDDIYYVNGTSVNVVEAVGGGDDEVRTVLLNHTLAANVERLTYVGTGNFVGYGNASDNIITGGAGADTLSGGAGADQFIGGAGNDIVSYGDSPSGVTINTKTGVNSGIAFGDTYVGIEFLQGSGSNDTFISGEAADQFFGSGGTDTIDYSGSSSGVTVSLVGGVAGVGGDAQGDKLWEFETVIGSSFNDVLTGQTTGNVLNGGAGDDIYYVNGTSVNVVEAVSGGDDEVRTVLLNHTLAANVERLTYVGTGNFTGYGNASDNIITGGAGADTLSGGAGADQFFGGDGFDTVSYVDSLTGVTINSKTGVSTGIAAADSYNSIEQIRGSNYGDIFVGSAGVDRFDGGNGNDILSFAGEDSGVTLDLSAAVLTGIAAGDIYASIEAFQGSAYADTFTGSAAVRETFIGGAGADSLIGVGRGDSAWYVNSSDAVQVNLLTGFGTGGDAQGDALINIDNLVGSAFSDTLTGNAYANMLEGGDGNDVLYGGDGNDTLYGHSFTDIGALTVPFSTDNQADTIYGGNGDDYIIGYVRDVGSVFYGEAGNDNITVISGIADGGDGNDTLMGLGHGYELRGGAGADKLYLSASGDGYGGEGSDAYFVSSKTMVAIFDDGTTGIDLVTLRNIQSVSDVRIMQNDQGAYIFNAADLQSGNLDSGVFLKDWYKGANTIETFYTNNGDSFTIPVVGQAMTESVMG, via the coding sequence ATGGCAGTTATAAACGGAACGTCGGGTACGGACACACTGGTAGGCACGTCAAGTGCGGATGAGTTGTATGGGGTTGCAGGAAATGACTCGCTGAGTGGCGGCGATGGCAATGACTTGCTGGATGGCGGAGCAGGTGCTGATGTCTTGAATGGCGGGAACGGTATCGATACCGCGTCTTATGCCAGCTCGACGGCAGGAGTAACCGTCAATCTGACCGCTGGAACAGGTGTTGGCGGAGATGCTCAGGGCGATACCTTGACGTCTATTGAGGCCGTGATTGGTTCTGCATTTAATGACATTCTCACCGCCCAAGCATCCGGCAACACTTTAAGCGGTGGCGCTGGTAACGACATCTACTACGTCAACGGCACTTCGGTAAACGTCGTTGAAGCGGTGGGCGGCGGTGATGACGAAGTACGGACCATCCTGCTCAATCACACCCTGGCAACCAACGTCGAACGCCTGACCTACGTCGGTACCGGCAACTTTGTCGGTTACGGCAACGCGTCGGACAACGTCATTACCGGCGGGATCGGTAACGACATTCTGATGGGCGGCGCAGGTGCTGACCAGTTCATCGGCGGTGCAGGCACTGATACCGTGAGTTATACCGACAGCCCTGCGGGTGTAACGATCAACACCAAAACCGGAGTGAACTCCGGGATTGCTGCCGGTGATACCTACGTCGGCATCGAGATGCTGGCGGGCTCCGGCAGCAACGACACCTTTATCAGTGGCGCAACTGCCGATCAGTTTGATGGTTCGGGCGGTACTGACACCATTGACTATTCTGGGTCTTCCAGCGGTGTGACAGTAAGTCTGGTCGGAGGTGTTCTGGGTGTCGGTGGTGATGCCCAGGGTGACAAGCTGTGGAACTTCGAAACCGTCATCGGCTCGTCTTTCAGTGACGTGTTGACCGGGCAAACCACGGGCAACGTCCTGAACGGCGGCGCCGGCGATGACATCTACTACGTCAACGGCACTTCGGTGAACGTGGTTGAAGCGGTCGGCGGCGGTGATGATGAAGTGCGTACTGTTTTGCTGAATCACACCTTGGCAGCCAACGTTGAACGTCTTACTTACGTCGGCACCGGTAATTTTACCGGTTACGGCAATGCCTCAGACAACATCATCACGGGCGGGGCCGGTGCCGATACGCTGTCGGGCGGAGCAGGTGCTGACCAGTTCATCGGTGGCGCCGGTAACGATATCGTGAGTTATGGCGACAGCCCTTCGGGTGTGACGATCAACACCAAAACCGGGGTGAACTCCGGGATTGCTGCCGGTGATACCTACGTCGGCATCGAGATGCTGGCGGGCTCCGGCAGCAACGACACCTTTATCAGTGGTGCAACTGCCGATCAGTTTGATGGTTCGGGCGGTACTGACACCATTGACTATTCTGGGTCTTCCAGCGGTGTGACAGTAAGTCTGGTCGGAGGTGTTCTGGGTGTCGGTGGTGATGCCCAGGGTGACAAGCTGTGGAACTTCGAAACCGTCATCGGCTCGTCTTTCAATGACGTGTTGACCGGGCAAACCACGGGCAACGTCCTGAACGGCGGCGCCGGCGATGACATCTACTACGTCAACGGCACTTCGGTAAACGTCGTTGAAGCGGTGGGCGGCGGTGATGACGAAGTACGGACCATCCTGCTCAATCACACCCTGGCAACCAACGTCGAACGCCTGACCTACGTCGGTACCGGCAACTTTGTCGGTTACGGCAACGCGTCGGACAACGTCATTACCGGCGGGATCGGTAACGACATTCTGATGGGCGGCGCAGGTGCTGACCAGTTCATCGGCGGTGCAGGCACTGATACCGTGAGTTATACCGACAGCCCTGCGGGTGTAACGATCAACACCAAAACCGGAGTGAACTCCGGGATTGCTGCCGGTGATACCTACGTCGGCATCGAGATGCTGGCGGGCTCCGGCAGCAACGACACCTTTATCAGTGGCGCAACTGCCGATCAGTTTGATGGTTCGGGCGGTACTGACACCATTGACTATTCTGGGTCTTCCAGCGGTGTGACAGTAAGTCTGGTCGGAGGTGTTCTGGGTGTCGGTGGTGATGCCCAGGGTGACAAGCTGTGGAACTTCGAAACCGTCATCGGCTCGTCTTTCAGTGACGTGTTGACCGGGCAAACCACGGGCAACGTCCTGAACGGCGGCGCCGGCGATGACATCTACTACGTCAACGGCACTTCGGTGAACGTGGTTGAAGCAGTTAGCGGCGGTGATGATGAAGTACGCACTGTTTTGCTCAATCACACCTTGGCAGCCAACGTTGAACGTCTTACTTACGTCGGCACCGGTAATTTTACCGGTTACGGCAATGCCTCAGACAACATCATCACGGGCGGGGCCGGTGCCGATACGCTGTCGGGCGGAGCAGGTGCTGACCAGTTCATCGGTGGCGCCGGTAACGATATCGTGAGTTATGGCGACAGCCCTTCGGGTGTGACGATCAACACCAAAACCGGGGTGAACTCCGGGATCGCTTTCGGTGATACATACGTCGGTATCGAGTTCCTGCAAGGTTCTGGCAGCAATGACACCTTTATCAGCGGCGAAGCTGCGGATCAGTTTTTCGGTTCGGGCGGCACGGACACCATTGACTACTCCGGTTCGTCCAGCGGTGTGACGGTGAGTCTGGTCGGCGGTGTTGCAGGCGTGGGTGGCGATGCCCAGGGCGACAAGCTGTGGGAATTTGAAACGGTCATCGGCTCGTCTTTCAATGACGTCCTGACCGGGCAAACCACGGGCAATGTCCTGAACGGCGGCGCCGGCGATGACATCTACTACGTCAACGGCACTTCGGTGAACGTGGTTGAAGCAGTTAGCGGCGGTGATGATGAAGTACGCACTGTTTTGCTCAATCACACCCTGGCAGCCAACGTTGAACGTCTTACTTACGTCGGCACCGGTAATTTTACCGGTTACGGCAATGCCTCAGACAACATCATCACGGGCGGGGCCGGTGCCGATACGCTGTCGGGCGGAGCAGGTGCTGACCAGTTCATCGGTGGCGCCGGTAACGATATCGTGAGTTATGGCGACAGCCCTTCGGGTGTGACGATCAACACCAAAACCGGGGTGAACTCCGGGATCGCTTTCGGTGATACATACGTCGGTATCGAGTTCCTGCAAGGTTCTGGCAGCAATGACACCTTTATCAGCGGCGAAGCTGCGGATCAGTTTTTCGGTTCGGGCGGCACGGACACCATTGACTACTCCGGTTCGTCCAGCGGTGTGACGGTGAGTCTGGTCGGCGGTGTTGCAGGCGTGGGTGGCGATGCCCAGGGCGACAAGCTGTGGGAATTTGAAACGGTCATCGGCTCGTCTTTCAATGACGTCCTGACCGGGCAAACCACGGGCAATGTCCTGAACGGCGGCGCCGGCGATGACATCTACTACGTCAACGGCACTTCGGTGAACGTGGTTGAAGCGGTCGGCGGCGGTGATGATGAAGTGCGTACTGTTTTGCTGAATCACACCTTGGCAGCCAACGTTGAACGTCTTACTTACGTCGGCACCGGTAACTTCGTCGGTTACGGCAATGCCTCAGACAACATCATCACGGGCGGGGCCGGTGCCGATACGCTGTCGGGCGGAGCAGGTGCTGACCAGTTCATCGGTGGCGCCGGTAACGATATCGTGAGTTATGGCGACAGCCCTTCGGGTGTGACGATCAACACCAAAACCGGGGTGAACTCCGGGATCGCTTTCGGTGATACATACGTCGGTATCGAGTTCCTGCAAGGTTCTGGCAGCAATGACACCTTTATCAGCGGCGAAGCTGCGGATCAGTTTTTCGGTTCGGGCGGCACGGACACCATTGACTACTCCGGTTCGTCCAGCGGTGTGACGGTGAGTCTGGTCGGCGGTGTTGCAGGCGTGGGTGGCGATGCCCAGGGCGACAAGCTGTGGGAATTTGAAACGGTCATCGGCTCGTCTTTCAATGACGTCCTGACCGGGCAAACCACGGGCAATGTCCTGAACGGCGGCGCCGGCGATGACATCTACTACGTCAACGGCACTTCGGTGAACGTGGTTGAAGCAGTTAGCGGCGGTGATGATGAAGTACGCACTGTTTTGCTCAATCACACCCTGGCAGCCAACGTTGAACGTCTTACTTACGTCGGCACCGGTAATTTTACCGGTTACGGCAATGCCTCAGACAACATCATCACGGGCGGGGCCGGTGCCGATACGCTGTCGGGCGGAGCAGGTGCTGACCAATTCTTCGGTGGCGATGGTTTTGACACGGTCAGCTACGTTGACAGCCTCACGGGCGTGACAATCAACTCCAAAACCGGAGTCAGCACGGGTATCGCTGCCGCCGATTCCTACAACAGTATTGAACAGATCCGGGGCTCCAATTACGGCGATATCTTTGTCGGTAGTGCCGGCGTGGATCGTTTTGATGGTGGCAATGGCAACGACATTCTCAGCTTTGCTGGTGAGGATTCGGGCGTTACGCTGGATCTGAGTGCTGCGGTGCTTACCGGTATTGCGGCGGGGGATATCTATGCGTCGATCGAGGCATTCCAAGGTTCCGCCTATGCCGATACCTTCACTGGCTCCGCCGCCGTGAGAGAGACCTTTATTGGCGGCGCTGGTGCGGATAGTTTGATTGGTGTTGGGCGTGGAGACTCTGCCTGGTACGTCAATAGCTCCGATGCGGTACAGGTCAATCTGCTGACAGGTTTCGGCACTGGCGGTGATGCCCAAGGGGACGCACTCATAAATATCGATAACCTTGTGGGCTCAGCCTTCAGTGACACCTTGACCGGTAATGCCTACGCCAACATGTTAGAGGGCGGTGACGGTAACGACGTCCTGTATGGCGGTGATGGCAATGACACTCTCTATGGTCATAGCTTCACGGATATTGGCGCCCTGACTGTACCTTTCTCGACGGATAATCAGGCTGATACCATCTATGGTGGTAACGGCGATGATTACATCATTGGGTATGTGCGTGATGTCGGTTCAGTTTTCTATGGCGAAGCCGGCAATGACAACATTACGGTCATTTCGGGTATCGCCGACGGGGGCGATGGCAATGACACGTTAATGGGCTTGGGTCATGGCTATGAGCTGCGCGGTGGTGCCGGTGCCGACAAGCTGTATCTGAGCGCTTCCGGTGACGGTTATGGTGGAGAGGGCAGCGATGCGTATTTTGTATCTTCCAAAACCATGGTCGCGATTTTCGATGACGGCACCACAGGGATCGATCTGGTCACTCTCAGAAACATCCAGAGTGTCAGCGATGTCCGGATCATGCAAAACGATCAGGGCGCCTACATCTTCAACGCCGCCGACCTGCAAAGCGGCAATCTGGACTCTGGCGTGTTCCTGAAAGACTGGTACAAGGGAGCCAACACCATTGAAACCTTCTACACCAACAACGGCGATTCCTTCACTATTCCGGTAGTGGGGCAGGCAATGACCGAGTCCGTGATGGGCTGA